The Granulicella sp. 5B5 nucleotide sequence GTGGCGGGATTTCGACCGTGGTGACGGCGCGCTATCCACGGACCGAAGAGATGCGGTAGAGTTTCGCTGGCGCCTGCGTCGGATGCCAGGCGCCAGTGGAGCTTTATGAATCGTCGAGATTTTGGCAGGTTGGCGGGTGCGGCCGCGGTGGGGCAGGCGGTCGGTATAGCGGCTAAGGCCGAGGTTGCCGACGCAGGTGTGAAGCTGTCGGTGATGCTGTGGACGCTGGAGAAGCTGGCGCCGTTTGATCGCTGCCTGGAGATTGTTGCGGCGGCGGGGTACCAGGGTGTGGAGCTGGTGGGGGAGTTTCAGAAGTGGACGCCGGAGGAGACGCGGCAGAAGCTCGTGCGGATGAAGGCGCTGGGGATGCGGGTGGATTCCATGAGTGGGGTGAAGGCCGGGTTTGCTGTGCCGGAGGAGCGTGAGAGCTTCTTCGCACAGTTTGCGGCGCACCTGGAGGCGGCGCAGCGGCTGGGGTGTCCGCAGGTGATTTTGTTGTCGGGCAAGCGCGTGGCGGGGATGACGGAGGAAGCGCAGTTTGCGGCGAGTGTGGAGACGCTGAAGCGTGCGGGTGCGATGGCCGCGGAGAAGCAGATCGAAATCGTGATCGAGCCGATCGATCCGCTGGAGAACCCGACGATCTATCTGCAGACGGTGACGGTGGGGTTTGCGATGGTGCGTGAGGTGGGGAGCGATGCGTTGAAGGTGTTGTACGACTTCTACCATGAGCAGCGCGCGTACGGGAACCTGATCGAGAAACTGGAGGGGAACATCGACAAGGTGGGGCTGGTGCATGTGGCCGATGTGCCGGGGAGGCATGAGCCGGGCAGCGGCGAGATCGACTACGCGAACATTTATAAGAAGCTCGCGGAGTTGAAGTACGACCGCTATGTGGCGATGGAGTTTTATCCGCAGGGTGATCCGGTGGCGGCGCTGCGGAAGGCTGCGGGTGAGGTGCGGGCGGCGTTCAGGGGCTAGCGGCGGTGGCGTGAAGAAGATGCCTGGGGAGAGTGGAGTTTTCTCCTGAGAAGCCGAGATATAGGGACTGATTCCAAGAACATCAGATCACTCCCCAACTGGGTGCTCAGCCCGTCGTATTGATGAGTTGAGCCCCCAGTTGATGGCCTTATTTCCTCGCGGAATCCAGTGGCTATTTATTTTTCTACTTGTTTGATTACAGACCGGGAGCTTTCTCCAACGCTTTTCTGACATGTTTGGCGAGGCTATTTGTTACGTCCAGGCTTTCTCCCTTCGTACGCTTCGCCCCATCTACTTCGCCCTGGAAGACTGTTCGACCAGGCGCACCCACTAGTGTGATGCGAGTCTTGATGACTGTCGCTCCAGTGAAAGGCACGAGGCCGCGCTGGCGCGCACTGCCTTTCTTCCAATTTTCGATATCCATATGGAGAACCAGCGTGCCCTGGGTTGCACGGATGTCCCCTGCACGCCATACGTTTGAGAAGAGTCCACTTTGCGCAAGCTGCTTGATCAGGTCTTCAAATACAGCCGCAACGAAAGCGGGCGGAATGCCGTCGGCAGTTTCAGAAGGCAGGGCGACCTCTATCGAGGGCTTGGCTGGCGTGGGTATCGGTGCCACGTGGGTTTCCGAGTCGCGTTGTGCCTCTGAAGTCGTCAGATTGCCTGCCTTTGGATAGTCCATCGGAGAGAGCCCTGCACGGGCGAGCGCGGAAACAACACCCTTCCCTGTGTCCTTCGGCAGAACCAGGACGCATCCCCGAACGGCGCGCTCAGCGTCCTTGTAGAAAACGGTCAGAACGTCGGTTGACGGCCGGATGGATGTGATGACTGCTCCGACACCGTATGGAGCCGCTTCTGCAAGCTGTCCCTTAATTCCTCTGATGAGGGATTTGTCGTCGTGAGCGATGGAGAATGCGAGGATGGAATGAAGTGGGATCGCCGTCGAATGTCCGTGAATATTGAGAGTCATGACCTTCTCGTCAAAGGTCAGGTACCCTGTGTCTCCAGGTTTGTCATCGAGGCCGACGACGTGGACTACGTTTTCGATGCGAACCAATGTGGGCTGGGTGGGTCGTGAAGCCATATCGCTTGAGGTCGACGATGGAGCCTGCGCACTGGAGGCAATGGCGGGCAACAGTAGCAACGCCAAGAGAGCGACGCGAGTGCTGTGCAGGGAAAAATGGATGCGGTGATTGGGTTCGCTCATAATAAAAACAGACGTGTCTGTTTTTATAAGGTAAGCTGGATTATGAGATTTTGTCTCTTAAACTTTTGAATATGGACCCGACACGCTCTACTCGCAAGCCACAAGCCCGCACTGAAGCTACGAAAGCGAAGATTCTGGATGCCGCGCACTCGCTGTTTACTGAATTGGGCTTCGAGAACACGCAGTTGGAGGAAGTGGCAATTCGCGCTGGCTGCTCGCGGGGCGGCATCTATGCCCACTACTCCAATAAAGAAGACCTGTTCCTGGCCTTGATGGAGCATCGTGCCTCTGCGGCCTTCAGAGAGCTCTGCAAAAAGCTCGAAGAGGAACCCGATCTGACGAAACGCCTGAAGCTGTTCAAGGGCTGGTTTGTACAGCAGGTCTGCGCTCCAGGAGCGGGAACGCTCACGTTGGAGTTCAAGCTCTATGCGGTACGGCGGCCGAAGATGCGCAACGATTTGCTGAGTCTATACAACGCCCTGTTCACGCGTACCGATAAAGATTTCCGTGATGTGTTGTTCGGCGAGAAGCTAACCAAGGCTCAGCGGATAGCCATTGAACAGAGAGTGGCTGTGCTGGGAGGCGCCCTAAGCGCATTGATTCTGGAGCGTCACTTTCGTCCAGCGCTCCTCTCTCCGAGCGATTTGCGGCCGCTGACGGAAGAGATATTCGATGCGCTCATGCATACATGATGCCTGCATGAAGCTGGTCCCAATTTCTTGGAAAGCTCCCGGAACTGCCATCGTAATGGACCGCCCGATGGTCTTGAACTTGCTGAACGCGTAGATCAGGCGATGGGAGTGCCTGCGGCTTTGTAGATGGTTTCGATGGATTCTAGGTCTGCCAGGCCTAGTTCGCCGGGGTGCGT carries:
- a CDS encoding TIM barrel protein, encoding MNRRDFGRLAGAAAVGQAVGIAAKAEVADAGVKLSVMLWTLEKLAPFDRCLEIVAAAGYQGVELVGEFQKWTPEETRQKLVRMKALGMRVDSMSGVKAGFAVPEERESFFAQFAAHLEAAQRLGCPQVILLSGKRVAGMTEEAQFAASVETLKRAGAMAAEKQIEIVIEPIDPLENPTIYLQTVTVGFAMVREVGSDALKVLYDFYHEQRAYGNLIEKLEGNIDKVGLVHVADVPGRHEPGSGEIDYANIYKKLAELKYDRYVAMEFYPQGDPVAALRKAAGEVRAAFRG
- a CDS encoding DUF4410 domain-containing protein, producing the protein MSEPNHRIHFSLHSTRVALLALLLLPAIASSAQAPSSTSSDMASRPTQPTLVRIENVVHVVGLDDKPGDTGYLTFDEKVMTLNIHGHSTAIPLHSILAFSIAHDDKSLIRGIKGQLAEAAPYGVGAVITSIRPSTDVLTVFYKDAERAVRGCVLVLPKDTGKGVVSALARAGLSPMDYPKAGNLTTSEAQRDSETHVAPIPTPAKPSIEVALPSETADGIPPAFVAAVFEDLIKQLAQSGLFSNVWRAGDIRATQGTLVLHMDIENWKKGSARQRGLVPFTGATVIKTRITLVGAPGRTVFQGEVDGAKRTKGESLDVTNSLAKHVRKALEKAPGL
- a CDS encoding TetR/AcrR family transcriptional regulator; translated protein: MDPTRSTRKPQARTEATKAKILDAAHSLFTELGFENTQLEEVAIRAGCSRGGIYAHYSNKEDLFLALMEHRASAAFRELCKKLEEEPDLTKRLKLFKGWFVQQVCAPGAGTLTLEFKLYAVRRPKMRNDLLSLYNALFTRTDKDFRDVLFGEKLTKAQRIAIEQRVAVLGGALSALILERHFRPALLSPSDLRPLTEEIFDALMHT